The following DNA comes from Williamwhitmania sp..
TTCCAAAGGGACAGGCGCGCATTCGTGTTCAAGTGTCTGCTGCGCATGAGATGGAGCAGCTAGATCGCTGCGTTGCGGCCTTTACTAAGGTGGGCAAAAAGCTTGGTGTAATCAAGTAAATTATTGAATGACTTTGTATTTAAAAGGGGCTGTCTATACTTTTTAGACAGCCCCTTTAAATTTCACCAATTTTCGAAGTTGGTTATGAAAAACTTTGATATTTTCTAATTCGAGGGTTGATGCACATTATTGGTACACGCACATCTACCTCCACATCTTCAGTGTCACGAACATACTTATCGTATTTATCGGACATGATGAGGATTAAATCTGCATCAATGTTCTGGGCAAATCGGTATATCTCTCCCGTAAAACTTTTGTTCTTCTTGGCCGTCTTAATACCGTAGACAATCTTATTGCCATCAAGCATCTTCTTTGTAAAAAAGATGTTTGACGCCATATTCCGCTTCTTCGTTTCTTCGGTAAGAAAAGGCTTAATAAGGTTGATGTTACACTTGTAATACTTGGAAAGGTGGATTATCCAATGAACCGTTTCCTTGTACTTTCTGTCATAGTCGAGCGGCACAACAATCTCGATGTAGTGGGAGTGGCTTGGTGGCCCCTCAACAACAAGAAATGGAATTATGGCATTTTTTATTCCTCGCAAAAATTTTGAAGATCCAATGGCTTTTTTAGGCTTTATGGTATAGGTCTTATAAGCTACAATTAAGTTAATAAGACCACCGCCAAGAATTTCAATTATTGCCTTTTTTAAGTTTCCTGCCGCCCCCAATGTGTCTGGCCGTACTCCATACTTTTCGAAAAGCCGTTCCGCCTCCTCTTTCAAACGATGACGGGCAACGTCGACTTTTTTTTGTCGAACAACCTTGCTCTCGAAAATGTTAGGTGCAACAATGTGGAAGAGGAGTATGTCGTTCGATGCAGCTT
Coding sequences within:
- a CDS encoding universal stress protein — translated: MEEKQKVILVPWDFSASAELAFQHAIQLAQAASNDILLFHIVAPNIFESKVVRQKKVDVARHRLKEEAERLFEKYGVRPDTLGAAGNLKKAIIEILGGGLINLIVAYKTYTIKPKKAIGSSKFLRGIKNAIIPFLVVEGPPSHSHYIEIVVPLDYDRKYKETVHWIIHLSKYYKCNINLIKPFLTEETKKRNMASNIFFTKKMLDGNKIVYGIKTAKKNKSFTGEIYRFAQNIDADLILIMSDKYDKYVRDTEDVEVDVRVPIMCINPRIRKYQSFS